GATGCCGGCATTCGCGTGAGTCTGTTCATCGATCCGGAGGACCGGCAGATCGAAGCGGCTCATCGCGTGCGTGCCGACGCCATCGAGATCCACACGGGACCATACGCAGACGCGCCAACGGCGCCGGCTCGCGAGGCGGAACTGGAGCGTATCCGCCGGGCAGTACGGACGGCCGTCGCCGCCGGATTGATCGTCAATGCTGGCCACGGCCTGACGCTGGACAATGTCACGCCCATCGCGGCGATTCCGGTCATTCATGAACTCAACATCGGTCACAGCATCGTTGCCGACGCGCTGTTCGTTGGTCTCGAAGAAGCGGTGCGCCGGCTGAAGGCACGCCTGCGGGCGGCGCGCGAGGGCTGAAGGCGTGTTGCGTATCCAACATTCAGCCCCCAACCCCCGATTGCCGTCATGATCGTCGTCACTGCGGCCGAGTCGCGCCGCCTGGATGAGCTCACCATTCAACGCTACGGGACGCCCGGGCATGTGCTGATGGAACGCGCCGGCGCCGGCGCCACGGCGGCGCTGCTGGAACAGTTCCCGCATGTG
Above is a window of Candidatus Binatia bacterium DNA encoding:
- a CDS encoding pyridoxine 5'-phosphate synthase, which translates into the protein MIQLGVNLDHVATLRQVRRTLYPDLLAAAQAAERGGADGITVHLREDRRHIQDADVDVLRARIATKLNLEMAATEEMVLKACTVRPQDVCLVPERREELTTEGGLDAAGQIDGLLSVVGRMRDAGIRVSLFIDPEDRQIEAAHRVRADAIEIHTGPYADAPTAPAREAELERIRRAVRTAVAAGLIVNAGHGLTLDNVTPIAAIPVIHELNIGHSIVADALFVGLEEAVRRLKARLRAAREG